In Polaribacter sp. L3A8, a genomic segment contains:
- a CDS encoding SMI1/KNR4 family protein, translating into MIQFIAKEELIEQTDIDAFETFIGATLPEAYKQHLLKYNGGGADVNLTVYFEPLEDEIEFFKFLPLKYGGDELQYANSRGLGYYFPNAPTPIQHIRIGKTHTGSLSMSLDEEDYGAIFEFFPDTVVPYKIANSFTEFINGLVAYEEDPYN; encoded by the coding sequence ATGATACAATTTATAGCAAAAGAAGAACTCATAGAACAAACGGATATAGATGCCTTTGAAACTTTTATAGGCGCAACCTTACCGGAGGCATACAAGCAACATTTACTAAAATATAATGGAGGGGGGGCAGATGTAAATTTAACGGTCTATTTTGAGCCTTTAGAAGATGAAATTGAATTTTTTAAATTTCTCCCTTTAAAATATGGAGGGGATGAACTTCAATATGCAAATAGCAGAGGGCTTGGTTATTATTTCCCCAACGCTCCAACTCCAATACAGCATATTAGAATAGGGAAGACACATACAGGTTCTCTCAGTATGTCTTTAGATGAAGAAGATTATGGTGCCATTTTTGAGTTTTTTCCAGATACGGTGGTTCCCTATAAAATAGCCAATTCTTTTACAGAATTTATTAATGGCTTAGTGGCCTATGAAGAAGACCCTTATAATTAA
- a CDS encoding ABC transporter permease, which produces MKKAVVILIAQQFFKKTFSNKGLLILCFIFFAVLAYVTTNSWLAFEKHHHVVEHHQNESRKSWDNNPDKHPHRMAHFGSFTFRLQHPLSIFDSGIESYTGNAIFLEAHKQHTANFSEASLSTGLIRFGDLNITMLLQLILPLIIFFLGYASITSEKENGTLKIMHIQGAKVKEILLGKSLGLFLISALFFLPAFISLWSISFLESNSVNSSIAIRSLLITISYLLFYVILSFITVIISGKSKNSNKALLSLLGVWLLFFIITPKMAQVVGGSMYPNLSKIAFKAVIEDEISKQGDSHNANDLYFKSLRDSILKANNVTDVKDLPFNYSGFIMSKGEEQSTKIYNKQHNKLINTYRKQNSITNSLVLLNPYLAIKNLSMSFSGTDFDTYVNFLSQAEQYRYKQSQYMNKLQMKFISNKATSSEGNINVIDKSYWKSAPKFNYEFISVFQTIKIQLLAFITLIFWFLLALLFINKFSNRFKII; this is translated from the coding sequence ATGAAAAAAGCAGTTGTTATTTTAATCGCACAACAATTTTTTAAAAAGACTTTTAGTAATAAAGGCCTTTTAATTTTATGTTTTATTTTTTTTGCAGTTTTAGCTTATGTTACAACAAATAGTTGGCTTGCATTTGAGAAACATCATCATGTAGTAGAACATCATCAAAATGAATCTAGGAAAAGTTGGGATAATAACCCAGATAAGCACCCTCATAGAATGGCACATTTTGGTTCTTTTACATTTAGGTTGCAACATCCATTAAGTATTTTTGATTCTGGTATAGAAAGCTATACCGGTAATGCTATTTTTTTAGAAGCACATAAACAACATACAGCAAATTTTTCTGAAGCAAGTCTGTCTACTGGTTTAATTAGATTTGGTGATTTAAATATTACCATGTTGTTACAATTGATTTTACCATTAATTATCTTTTTTTTAGGATATGCTTCTATCACTTCAGAGAAAGAAAATGGCACGTTAAAAATAATGCATATTCAAGGAGCTAAAGTCAAAGAAATACTCTTGGGTAAATCACTAGGTTTATTTTTAATTTCTGCACTTTTCTTTTTACCTGCATTTATTTCTTTGTGGAGTATTTCATTTTTAGAAAGCAATAGTGTTAATAGTTCTATTGCAATAAGATCATTATTAATTACTATAAGTTACCTTTTGTTTTATGTAATATTATCTTTTATTACAGTAATAATATCTGGTAAAAGTAAGAACTCTAACAAAGCCTTGTTAAGTCTATTAGGTGTTTGGTTGTTGTTTTTTATAATTACCCCAAAAATGGCTCAAGTTGTAGGTGGCTCAATGTATCCTAATCTTTCTAAAATTGCATTTAAAGCTGTTATTGAAGATGAAATTTCTAAACAGGGAGATAGTCATAATGCAAATGATCTTTATTTTAAGAGTTTACGAGATTCAATTTTAAAAGCAAACAATGTTACAGATGTTAAAGATTTACCTTTTAATTATAGTGGTTTTATAATGAGTAAAGGAGAAGAACAATCTACCAAAATTTATAATAAACAACATAATAAATTGATTAACACGTATCGTAAACAGAATAGTATTACTAATAGTTTGGTATTGCTAAACCCTTATTTGGCAATTAAAAACTTATCAATGAGTTTTTCTGGGACAGATTTTGATACGTATGTAAATTTTTTATCACAAGCAGAGCAATACAGGTATAAACAATCTCAATATATGAATAAGTTGCAGATGAAATTTATTAGCAATAAAGCAACTAGTAGCGAAGGTAATATTAATGTAATAGATAAATCTTATTGGAAATCTGCACCAAAATTTAACTACGAGTTTATATCAGTTTTTCAAACGATAAAAATACAATTATTAGCTTTTATTACGCTTATTTTTTGGTTTCTATTAGCGCTATTGTTCATCAATAAATTCTCTAACCGTTTTAAAATTATTTAA
- a CDS encoding TonB-dependent receptor, with translation MNFKNTIFIIFLFIIQFGFSQSKITGKIIDLENVSIEGATIILTNKEKIQNGVISGSAGNFSIEVNKSGAYNIRISYLGYNLYTKSLTVIDNENINLGTIILKESSESLQSVEIVGRVRKDYNSDYSFSASKIAIKNKELPQAVATVTKELLDDRLAFQLVDAVKTVSGVSATGLYNHYNIRGITQADDGQMLNGMRTRQYYFLQPITSHLERVEVIKGPSSVTFSSADPGGTVNMVTKKPLAEKRSSVSFTTGSFGTLRATADFTGPLNEEKTLLYRFNVAFQDADSFRDVVNNNAILINPSLSYIPNEKTSLNVEMIYNNAEGNLDRGQPIFGSINGEFDLNSTPITRNVGASSDHYKTNELIFMANFSQKFTENFSFNAQFMKQTWDEDLAEHRFDGSAVDIDGNVITTLARMRYDERQQFWETDNFSAYFNYDFKKGNITNKLLVGYDATRWERKIGAGFLRARRYLTVSGGQANFDPDNAANFQQMVVDGVTMPVPAVPHFNLANPFNGARNTNAYNLAELSIPANLNTSSGIYIQNQFKVGKFSALLNLRYETFTDIFNYKGDEQEFTTSAFVPRIGFTYEVTKDISAYATYLEGFQPHTNTVSLSPTAEGFFWSASPARFDPLESTLHEIGAKGEFLNGKIFANFAIFNITQKNILLGDTYDLDNLTTRGEQRSRGFETDISGYVLSNLQLTASYAYTNATIEEDAIAEFIGQRIGGSPKHNANFWGRYNFMNKTLKGIGIGLGAQYVDKRYTWYNPTYNIERVQLPEYTIFDAAVYYKPDNTGIQLTLKVNNIFNETYWLGGLNPSRLGPSAPRNVLLNATYNF, from the coding sequence ATGAATTTTAAAAATACAATATTCATAATTTTCTTATTTATAATACAATTCGGTTTCTCTCAATCAAAAATAACAGGTAAAATTATAGATTTAGAGAATGTATCCATTGAAGGAGCAACTATTATTTTAACAAATAAAGAAAAAATACAAAATGGAGTAATATCAGGATCAGCAGGTAATTTTAGTATTGAAGTAAATAAATCTGGAGCATACAATATACGTATTTCTTATCTTGGATACAATTTGTATACTAAATCACTTACAGTAATAGATAATGAGAATATAAATTTAGGAACAATTATATTAAAAGAATCTTCAGAATCTTTACAATCTGTAGAAATTGTGGGTAGAGTTAGAAAAGATTATAATAGTGATTATTCTTTTTCTGCGTCTAAAATTGCCATTAAAAACAAAGAATTACCACAAGCAGTTGCAACTGTTACCAAAGAATTATTGGATGACCGGCTTGCATTTCAATTAGTAGATGCAGTAAAAACTGTAAGTGGTGTTTCTGCTACAGGTTTATACAATCATTACAATATTAGAGGTATAACGCAAGCTGATGACGGACAAATGCTAAATGGAATGCGTACGCGTCAATATTACTTTCTACAACCAATTACTTCGCATTTAGAAAGAGTAGAGGTAATAAAAGGACCATCTTCAGTTACTTTTTCGAGTGCAGATCCTGGTGGAACTGTAAATATGGTTACTAAAAAGCCATTGGCAGAAAAAAGAAGCTCAGTAAGTTTTACAACAGGAAGTTTTGGAACTTTAAGAGCTACAGCAGATTTTACAGGTCCATTAAACGAAGAAAAGACTTTATTGTATCGTTTTAATGTTGCTTTTCAAGATGCAGATTCTTTTAGAGATGTTGTTAATAACAATGCTATTTTAATCAACCCATCTTTAAGTTATATTCCAAATGAAAAAACATCTTTAAATGTTGAAATGATTTATAACAATGCAGAGGGAAACTTAGATAGAGGTCAGCCAATTTTTGGCTCAATTAACGGTGAGTTTGATTTGAATAGTACACCAATTACTAGAAATGTTGGTGCATCTAGCGATCATTACAAAACGAACGAATTGATATTTATGGCAAATTTTAGTCAAAAATTTACAGAGAACTTTAGCTTTAATGCACAGTTTATGAAACAAACTTGGGATGAAGATTTAGCAGAACATAGATTTGATGGTTCTGCAGTTGATATTGATGGGAATGTAATTACTACGCTTGCAAGAATGCGATATGATGAAAGACAACAATTTTGGGAAACAGATAATTTTAGTGCATATTTTAATTATGACTTTAAAAAAGGGAATATTACCAACAAATTATTAGTTGGATATGATGCGACAAGATGGGAAAGAAAAATTGGAGCAGGATTTTTACGTGCTAGAAGATATTTAACAGTAAGTGGAGGTCAGGCTAATTTTGACCCAGACAATGCAGCAAATTTTCAACAGATGGTTGTAGATGGCGTAACAATGCCAGTACCAGCTGTACCGCATTTTAATTTAGCAAATCCTTTTAATGGAGCCAGAAATACAAATGCATATAATTTAGCAGAATTATCAATTCCTGCAAATTTAAATACCTCAAGCGGTATCTATATTCAAAATCAATTTAAAGTAGGTAAATTTTCTGCTTTATTAAATTTAAGGTACGAAACGTTTACAGATATTTTTAATTACAAAGGAGATGAGCAAGAATTTACAACGAGTGCTTTTGTACCAAGAATAGGTTTTACTTATGAAGTTACAAAAGACATTAGTGCCTATGCTACTTATTTAGAAGGTTTTCAGCCACATACAAATACCGTTTCATTATCACCAACAGCAGAAGGTTTCTTTTGGTCTGCATCTCCAGCAAGGTTTGATCCGTTAGAAAGCACTTTACATGAAATAGGAGCGAAAGGAGAATTTCTAAACGGTAAAATATTTGCCAACTTCGCAATTTTTAATATCACTCAAAAGAATATTTTACTGGGTGACACTTATGATTTAGATAATTTAACAACAAGAGGAGAGCAAAGAAGTAGAGGTTTTGAAACTGATATTTCTGGTTATGTGTTGTCTAATTTACAATTAACGGCTTCTTATGCATATACAAATGCTACAATTGAGGAAGATGCAATTGCAGAATTTATTGGGCAAAGAATTGGAGGTTCTCCAAAGCATAATGCAAATTTTTGGGGGCGTTACAATTTTATGAATAAAACTCTAAAAGGTATCGGAATTGGACTTGGTGCTCAGTATGTTGATAAAAGATATACTTGGTATAACCCTACTTATAATATTGAGAGAGTACAATTACCCGAATACACAATTTTTGATGCAGCTGTATATTACAAACCAGATAATACTGGTATACAGTTAACATTAAAAGTAAATAATATTTTTAATGAGACTTATTGGTTAGGTGGTCTTAATCCTTCTAGATTAGGACCAAGTGCACCAAGAAATGTATTATTAAATGCTACTTATAATTTTTAG
- a CDS encoding ABC transporter ATP-binding protein: MLQAKMLCKRYDDKSALKDLCISVKPGEIFCLLGQNGAGKTTTINIFLGLIKPTSGEALIDGVSVTSNKSKRSSIAYIPETVQLYGNLSGIDNLDFFSRLAGFNYTKSELSTFLKQANLQEESYHKKLASYSKGMRQKVGIAVALAKNATYILMDEPTSGLDPKASVEFAKTCKELAANGVGIFMATHDIFNAVNIGSRIGIMNEGTLIHTTNTKNITAQELQDLYIKTI; this comes from the coding sequence ATGCTACAAGCAAAAATGCTTTGTAAGCGCTATGATGATAAATCTGCGCTTAAAGACTTGTGTATTTCAGTAAAACCTGGAGAAATTTTTTGCCTACTCGGGCAAAATGGAGCAGGTAAAACAACCACTATTAATATCTTTCTAGGATTAATAAAACCAACATCTGGTGAAGCTTTAATAGACGGTGTTTCTGTTACCAGTAATAAATCTAAACGAAGTTCAATTGCTTACATACCAGAAACTGTTCAGTTATATGGCAATTTATCAGGCATAGATAACTTAGATTTTTTTAGCAGGTTAGCTGGTTTTAATTATACAAAAAGTGAGTTAAGTACGTTTTTAAAACAGGCAAATTTACAAGAAGAATCTTACCATAAAAAATTAGCATCTTATTCTAAAGGTATGCGACAAAAAGTTGGAATTGCCGTGGCTTTGGCAAAAAATGCAACTTATATTTTAATGGATGAACCAACATCTGGTTTAGATCCAAAAGCATCTGTAGAATTTGCAAAGACCTGTAAAGAATTAGCAGCAAATGGTGTTGGTATTTTTATGGCTACTCACGATATTTTTAACGCTGTAAATATTGGATCTAGAATAGGAATTATGAATGAAGGAACTCTAATTCATACCACCAATACAAAAAATATTACCGCACAAGAATTACAAGATTTATACATTAAAACAATTTAA
- a CDS encoding DUF3526 domain-containing protein, whose amino-acid sequence MYTLLIKQFFTSKTVLLAFGILMILGFLSIGTGKQFLNQKQEVIAKTKIQQEKHIKTQTNLHKEDLGLLLYYLKFSFINPVNPLAGISIGQSDLNSHIQNVTILNLEGQKYDTDLVNPMRLHVGNLDISFLIIFLFPLIIIALNFNILSEEIEQGTWKMVTIQGKSSFKYLLRKISIRMFFVFIILGFLFLLTNIILDIPFNTGFLQIIIMSYLYIIFWFAICFFVVLLRKSSNTNAITLLSCWLVLVVILPVLVSNYITNKYPVEEAFTMTIKQRDEYHKKWDTDKKETMDKFYEHYPQFSHYDLQEEGFSWLWYYAMQQMGDDESKEERDAMYLKIEKRELLSKKIAQFFPPLQMQLSMNDIANTSLTHQVNFLNATTDFHEDLRLQFYPKIFENQLAKTIEWNNYKPEFFKPNNQFNLLENIFYMSLITLFLIGIGVLKNLKDFT is encoded by the coding sequence ATGTATACTTTATTAATCAAACAATTTTTTACATCTAAAACGGTACTATTAGCTTTTGGAATTTTAATGATTTTAGGGTTTTTAAGTATTGGAACGGGCAAACAATTTCTAAATCAAAAACAAGAAGTAATTGCAAAAACTAAAATTCAGCAAGAAAAACATATAAAAACGCAAACCAATCTTCACAAAGAAGATTTAGGTTTGTTATTATATTATTTAAAATTTTCTTTTATAAATCCTGTAAATCCTTTGGCAGGAATTTCAATAGGGCAAAGCGATTTAAATTCTCACATACAAAATGTAACTATTTTAAATCTAGAAGGTCAAAAATATGATACAGACTTAGTAAACCCTATGCGTTTGCATGTTGGTAATTTAGACATTAGTTTTTTAATTATTTTTCTTTTTCCACTAATTATAATCGCATTAAATTTTAATATTTTATCCGAAGAAATAGAGCAAGGAACTTGGAAAATGGTTACGATTCAAGGAAAGTCTTCCTTTAAATATTTGTTAAGAAAAATATCTATAAGAATGTTTTTTGTATTTATTATTTTGGGATTTTTATTTTTATTAACTAATATCATTTTAGATATTCCTTTTAATACTGGTTTTTTACAGATAATAATTATGAGTTATCTATATATAATATTCTGGTTCGCAATCTGTTTTTTTGTAGTTTTATTAAGAAAATCATCTAATACAAACGCCATTACTTTGTTAAGTTGTTGGCTGGTTTTGGTTGTTATATTACCTGTTTTAGTAAGTAATTATATTACAAATAAATATCCTGTTGAAGAAGCTTTTACAATGACAATTAAGCAAAGAGATGAATACCATAAAAAATGGGATACCGATAAAAAAGAAACGATGGATAAGTTTTATGAACATTATCCGCAGTTTTCTCATTATGATTTACAAGAAGAAGGTTTTTCTTGGCTTTGGTATTATGCCATGCAACAAATGGGAGATGACGAATCTAAAGAAGAACGAGATGCAATGTATTTAAAGATTGAAAAAAGAGAGCTGTTAAGTAAAAAAATTGCTCAATTTTTTCCGCCATTGCAAATGCAATTATCTATGAATGATATTGCTAATACAAGTTTAACCCATCAAGTTAATTTTTTAAACGCAACTACAGATTTTCATGAAGATTTACGTTTACAGTTTTATCCTAAAATTTTTGAAAATCAGTTAGCAAAAACTATAGAATGGAACAATTACAAACCAGAGTTTTTTAAACCTAATAACCAATTTAATCTTTTAGAAAATATATTTTATATGAGCTTAATTACCTTATTTTTAATAGGTATTGGAGTTCTTAAGAATTTAAAAGATTTTACTTAA